The DNA window cggcactcatgagccataggcatgtgacaagaaccttatggacagggctcatgagtcagGCACGAGCGATCGCGGCGGTGGCTCCGTTGcctctgacgtcactggcgctttataactcccattcattcttacggccctcgactaacgagcacacccctccTTTCtaacctgtctctggttccgtttggcagaaatatgtccaagtGTCACTTGTATGCCTAATTTAAACTCGATTTGTTGCAGCATTTCTGACAAGCACTACTGAGGGGGCGTGAAGATGCCTGCATATAGATCAAATAATCGCTCATCGTCCATGCACAACAAATCAAGCaaggacaagaaaaaaaacaaattaaatcaagatgcGACCAGAAAAATACTGTGTGAGGAAGCCGGGGGACAGatgaaaactggaaattttaccaaagcTTTGAGAAATTACACCAAAGTAAGAGGCATTCAGACATATATTTCATACGCATTACAGCATATTGCCCCATGCgacttaaaatttcacataTGATTTCAGTTGTCCTATCTGAACAACATCACAATAAAATtacttttctcctctttttaccTTTTCGTTTGTCAGTCATGTAGCTTTGAGAGCCTCTGATTGACTGGAGACCGACTTCTTTTTGACCGACTTAGAGACTAGCAGTTGTCACGTAACTGAATCATGGTTTTAACTTTGTAAACTATGTGTTGAAACAAACGCACTCGCAAACCAAACGGATCGGTTTTGCATTGAGGTACACACGGGCGAATAATATCTTTTGACCGAAAAAACCTCGTCATCAGACACAGCGGAGAAACTCCTAAATGCATGCGATACCGGTACATGTATTCCTATGTGTATTTTTAGCTGATGAATTCGTAAATGGCCCATTTTTTCTATGTCATATACCAACTCCCCCAAAACCTGCGGCAAAGCCtgttatttttaaaggaaaccccagatttttttttgaaagttggtGGGTGAAAGGAAAAATCTGAGGCCATTAAGAAATGGCcatcgacttttttttttccagtgtacatttaCCTGCCAAATCTAATATTAGAGCACAATAAACATACGCACCAACCAACTTCAAAGGTTTTTACGAGCATCTAAAAATAttccagttgaaattttgacaaccaTGTCGATTTTCTacaataatttttaaagtttaattgGTGCAGATTGATGCAGTATTGGGTGGAAATTGTCACTAAGCAGGTGATGAAAGTTCCATATTTGTACACTGTACTGAGAGGACAAGTTTGATTTGTTCACTTCCTAACAATAGTGACATTGGTTTATGAGCCACGACTCCTAGCATGTCGGCCGACGAGACGCGGTAGTTGTGCTAACAAAACTCCTGCATTTCAAGAAGTAGGCAATCCGCAGCTCGCTTCGAGTGGGCTTTACAAGTTGTATAATCACAAGTCGTTGTTGTTGACCACGAACACTGCAGGAGCTCTAAGGCCTCATGCTGCGGGGTTTTCATCCTGAAGATTACATATTGTTTTTGAATAttaatttcggaaaattttgttaTGCAAAGGGCAAATATACAAACAAATTTATGATGCATGTGCAATAAGGATTGAACAGATCACAAAAGGTAGAGGAGAAGAGGAGAATTAATCGGTCGAGAGACATTTATCTGGTTTTTTTTACcttcttcaattatttttttaaaagaagaaaagggtTTCCTTTTCATTGCTAGTATTCAATGATGCTACTTCTTCTATGATTCGATCTGCAAAGGTCAATTTTTTATGACTACATCCAAATGCAAACAATTTGAGGAAATTGTGAAGAATACGATTAAATAACGATTAGAATACGATTCTGAAAGACAAATTTGATTTCAGCATATAGTATGATTTAAAATCCAAGACAGTAGACAGTAGGTATACCACGAATCGTCAGTACACACAATCTGCTGGTAGTGCGGCAGTATAATATCATAACCAACCCTTGTTCTTAATATGCCAATATTAAGGAATGGAGTGACTTTTTGATTCACGATTCCTGAACAGTATTTTCTACGATCACATATCgcttaaaatttggtaaaaatagTGTAAACACATCGGTATTGTGTTTCTTATTATCTTTATGATGACATCATTTGATTAAGGAACCCACAGGGTCCACTGGATCCTTCTAATGGCAGTGTTCTaccgcaaatttttttttttttttaaccctcaGTAACATATTAAATCACGGCAGAGGCATTTTGGTGTAATAAAACAAATTCATTTGCATTCTCTACTAAAAATAATGATATGCAATCACATGAATAAACCAGTGAATCTATTTTCCTCGGCAAATTATactttcagtaaaatgtttgaCTTTTGGGTGTGTCGATACCTTTCGTTATTTTTGAATCATAGATTATAGAAAGTTGCACTTTGAAACACACCCTCACATTTAAGTAGAGCACGCAACCTCATTTGCTCCCTGCCCCACAAACTCTTCGAACTCAAAGCAATCAAATCCCTTTTGAGATGAGTGATCAAAAACAATTTATATTGGAAATCGAGTGAGTGGTAACAGGTGACGGCGTCAAGATAGATATAAAAATGCATCGTGAACATAATTAAATATGAATCTATCATGACACGAAGCAATTGATTAGGATTTAGTTGACTATCACCTTGGTAACGTGTAGGCGAGGGAAAAGGCGTTAGTGCCTGTCTCCTACGGTGTTAGCTCTACCGTTCAGATTTACACCATTATCcccatttttcaactttatattttcctcgcGAGAATAGTCACTCCGTCCTTTCGGTATCGAGATTTGAATGATCGAACGGGGGATAATTTATAAGATTTTGAAAGATTCCGGTTTAAATCTCGTCAAAAATTAGCAAAACCGTGCGTTTCAAGTGACGTTTTTCCAGTTACTTCAAATAAAATCACCCTTTTGAAAACTTGAGTGCCACCAGAGGGTTAAGTGAAGTTAAAGTGAAAAATATGTTGTCAGCGCGGATCCTCAACGCAATATTAATTTCTAGTGTGTGACGCTTTTCAGTGAACACTTTAGAATCCAGTTTCAAATGTTGACCTTAGTGTGTTTCACGGCTTATTTTATCGGTTTCGTGATGttgaagtttgaactttcaagtCGAGCTCGGCGAGTTGCTCCTCAAGTGTTAACGGATGAcaacattaaaatgaaaatgttgagATGAAAATAGGAAATCCACCCCAAACAGTAGTTGTAAATTATCCACTAACATGGTCAACATTTTGATCCTATTCGATTCCCTTTCTGGTCACAAaggcttttaatatttttttagattGTTAGTCAGTTAGTctgtttattatttcatttatttgagGAATCGATTTAAAAGTTACGAGGGAAAGAAATGGCAAAAGGGCTTTATGATTAAAATTGTCTCGCAACGTCTTACTGCATGAGGCCAGCTTTTCATGCACTGGcatggttctgtaacttcacaTTCTATTAACTCGTCTCATTTTGGAGTTTTATCAAGTGTTCAATGGTGTTTTTGCAAAAACTATAAAGACGAGTCTCTTGatccttaaaatcattaaaattttagtaCGATCGAATTACTCGTCCATTTAAGATCCATGCATTCAGGTAATTTCTAAGCGATTATTTATGCGTATCGTTAAATATTCATGCACAAATTAAtagatttaagaaaaattaagaaactaaTTGCGTGCATGTAACTATCATCAGAGCTATCTCTACCGACAGAGCATATAAGGTAATCTAGGTCATAGTGGAGTTTTCTTTGCTCATAGCTTTCGTGAGAAAATCACACCTTACTTTGAGAATCAATAGGAGAACACCAAAGCTGGTTTACCAGGGATTCAAGTAAATAAATTGACGCAAGTCCCTTAAAGTCgataaacattcaaaattatattaataCCATGAGATATGACTCGTCCGAAAGAAGATTTTAAGAGCATGCGAGTGGAAGTTTGATCGATGAAAATGGTCAGGACTGTCGTTAAGAGGGTCAGTGAAAGAATAATACTCGTCACTGTCAGTTTTGAGTTGAATGAAGCTGCGAGAAGGAGGATGCATCTCATTTATTTACAGGTGATTCTCGTCAAGACTTATACAGGCGCTTTTGTTTATTCTTAATTCAAGAGGCAGATCAAAGCCTTCTATCCCCAGTGAGATTATAATAATGTATACGGATTCGGGAATGGAATAGGTTCaagtattttaaaatctttcgGAAGAGTATGAGCATGAAAAGGAGGTAGAGGGATCCCGGAAGGGCTTTTACCAGAAAATCTATGCCCTCTCCCCAAGTAAATAATGAATTTCACACAGTGACTCAATGCTGCTAAACTCTGACTGTAAGATAGCCGAGTGACCCCCGGGGAGAAATTCTAACCACGTAGAGTACATTACTAAAAGTACTGACCAATAGTACTTTAAGTTTAGCGAATAGAGTGAGAAATAACAAATACAAAATATAATCTTTAAGATACTGTGAAAATCAAatcaagagaggaaaaatatttctcttttttgttcTTCAATAGGTTTCAACTGGACGTacttctgttaaacggaactaggtgccaaattgagttccttttgaggactatagaatcccggatagcgcgttctgtcaaacggaactaagcgccatggaaaagcattgcgagtataggttccgcaacacccgccaatccaagcccccctcctctcccttcctccccctatggcgcttagttccgtcagatagaaatacgtccaactgttgGCATGAGAAACACGTTGTATAATCCTCACCATATGAGAGACTACATTATAGAAAGTCACAACTTGTTACCTAttgaaagaatgaaagaaagaaaaaaaagacacttTGAGGCGTGGCGTCGATCGAAAGTAACATTGGAGCAACATGACGAGCTCAGGCATTCGTAGATGGTTGTCCTCTTGAAAGATGGAATTAAACATTGCCCGCGGTTCTAAATATGTGTATTTTGTGCCCGAATGGAAACTGTACTTGATGTGCGAGACTATTCTCCGACAGCCGATGCGACGGTAGGAGAAGAAACGGGAGTGCGCTTCTCGTACCTGTAAAAAGAGCGTGAGTGAGTGAGGAGGGAAGGCGGGATGGGCGACGAAGTGGGAGCGGAGCCGGAGGCGGGGAAGACGACGGAGAACGAGCGGGTGCGAGGGATCCTCCATGGGAACACCAGGGATCAAGAGTTCCTGCAGAGCTTCCTCCGGGTGGACGCCGGGGACGAGGCGGACCAGGACGTGGCCGAGAAGCCGGACAAGAAGAACGTGAAGCTACGGACGGGGAAGGAAGTGAAGCGGCCGCTGCCGGACACGCCGCCGGCGCCCGACGAGAAGGCGCGCGGCGGGAAGGGGGCCCAGCGAGGGGGCTCGCCGCCCCCGACGGCGCCCCACGGCACGCTCACCTTCGTCCAGCTGACCAAGGACCTCAAGCTCCGGCAGAAGCAGGGCCAGGCCAACAAGGTCCGAGTCCGCGGGAAGCGGGTCCGAGTGCGTCGTCAGGAGGAGGTCTACACGGACAAGGACCGGGCCGCCGCCGTCAACATGGGCAGCCGCGACATCAAGCAGAGTTTGAAGATGAAGCGCCGCGCCGACAGGAGCAAGGCCCTTCAGATCCCTGAAGAGGCCGAGCCGGGCACCCTCCTCGCCTTGGGAAACTACGAGCTCAGAAATGGCGACGTCGCCATCGCCATCAATTTTGTTAACAAGGTGATTCAAGGTTTTCTTAACAAATCAACAATCCAATACCACCTTCTTTTCATTTCTCATTACACCCATCTGCGTGCAGAGCCAAAGCACCGCCTTGTAAGTTATAACACAACTACACGGGCCGCAGAGACGTTTTTCCCTTAACTCCAGATTTATCTCATGAGCCGCTCCAATAACTTTCTTTTCCCACAGTAAATTCACCGAAACTTCGACAGCTTTTTACGTTAAGATGGCTTTTCCTCAATGAGCACGTTCCATTATGACCAGATTCCACTGGAATAGATagcttcttctttatttttcgaCACATTTATATGCTCAAAGAAAATATCATGTCAAATCTCATTGGCAATATGTAGCATTGTACCGAAGCATTACGagctcacgcctcgcgtcatcgcgccttcaattttgcagatgcaacacggacatccatcaagcacgaatagttgtatctctgcgccgtcatcaacgcgcgtcctttctcGTTCAGCTTCCGCGAAAGAGTCCCTTACTTAGGTCCGAGAAATGGTCACATCTATTATCTATTCGTGGCTATACcgcttcttcctcttcttgtttagtcaggaaatgaaagagggggggggggggggaggtcaatTACTCCGGCCGCCACCCTCGAATTAATTCATCAATGATTAATGTAACAGCAAATGAAAACACTACACAACACATGCTATCATTATATTAATCGTAAATGATTGCATCCAAACTTGAGGGTTTGGTTCGTGGTAGTGGTGGTGGGTGGAGGGGAGGGAGAGGAGGTGACCATTCATTTCGGAGACACATCCATGGCACAGAGCTCATCCACTCTACCAATTAATGTCGCTGGTCGTTTAAAATAGACGGCGCAGCGTTCGACTTCACTGGTTCCACTGCGAATTTAAGTTATTGTTTATGGTTGATAATTTTCGGACAAATTTGGTCAGGTCGATCATAAAACTTGATCTCTCTCAACTGATTCGTCGGCTGGGGTCACGTTACTCCGAGAATAAAATGAAGATCAAATACATAACGATAATGGATGAGgttctgtgaaaaatcggaACGGAAGTCTTCATGAGTGTTGTAAAGTATTATCGTATCATTCTGTTTTGctaagtttaaaaaattgacgattATCCTTGTAAGTCTAACTTCATTCCTTATTACATCTTCATGAATCAATTGACGTTAAATTGATTATGACGTaatgatttttgtttcaggCCTTAGAACTTAATCCAAATGACAAGCAGGCATTGGCTGCCCGTAGCAAGTGTTACCTCCTTCTTGGTGAGCCAAAATTAGCTCTGTCGGATGCCGAGACAGCACTAAGTATtgataaaaattttataaaaggtAAACGAAACAATCTGACTCTTATTTGAAGCTTCATTATGTAGAAAAATCGAGCTCATGGTACTTAGAGATTAAAGgcctaaagaaagaaaaaatcgttACGAAATAATTTCTGGTTCTCATATTTCATTCTCGTGTTCATAACTCTGAGCTGTCgcagttgaatttttatttttttatttatttttacttgttACTGTTGGTTTACTGGCTTTAATCCATGTAGGGGTCACAGTTGAATTAAAGTCTTTCGCGCTTACAATTATTATCAGAGCATAGGTTAATTGACACCATGcggttttttctccttctttttcattattctCTTCAGTATTCTCTTATAGCGTTAAATTAACAATTATTGCTTAAAAATTCGACTCAAAATATCATCAATagctgaagtaaaaaaatgtgcCTCTCTATCGCAAAGTGTAAAAAATCTCCAATtacgttttattttcttaaaagaaaactcatTGCGTTCTATCATGCGATGTATTCTTGAAATTGTCTATGGGAATATTTTTGAGCGAGTACCTAATATGAATTCgcagttttaagaaaaatggcTGGTTGTACTTGAAGTTTTCTCGTAAACAATAAAACTTAATCGGAGATTaacaacgttgcaatcgaaaATACGCCTACTTCCAACCATCGATTTTAATCACGTCAGGTATTAAGAGTTGCATCTGCTTTCAAGATTGGGCCTTAAATAATAAATTTATTACCGTGGTAAATTTTCGattgaaaatttgttgtttaTATCAGCTAATAATTTAGTAAAATTGATAAgtaaagcttgaaaaaaaaattatttttttaacattttcttcaGCAATATTCCAGAAAGGCGAAGCGCTGTACCATCTAGGAAATTTCGAGCACAGCCTCATGTTTTATCATCGTGGATTGAAGATTCGACCAGAGATGGAGGATTTTCGACTAGGCGTTCAAAAAGCCCAGGAAGCCATCGAAAATACAATAGGTTGGTACATTTGCATAGAATTTTCGAgacatttctttcttttatgagagtatatttttaaaaaaaagtccgcGACAGAGGTCACGCTAGATGCTTCGCCATTAAGTATAATAATAGTGATTGATCATTCCACGGATTGAGTATTTTATTGGAAGTTACCGGATGAGCAATAGACCGGTATAAGTAAATTCAATCGATTGTAATAGaatcaataaaataataaaaaatgaatcagaggtaataaaaaaagaatcgataaattatTGTCGATCTCTtgctgttttcatttctcttttcattttcttcttctttcttgttttaatttccCCTTATTTCTCTCGCCCTCCtcgtttcttctttctctttcacTTTTCACTATACTTATCTGTCTTCTTTCTTATTTCCTCTCCTTCCACttccctctctctttttctcccatttttcttttccttcttcttcctattgtcttctttctttttctctcttcttctccaTTAATTTTCCTTTCCTCTTCTACTCCTTCCTCATTCCTTAATCTTCTTTCCCTCGTTCtcctttttcttattctttctcTTCCATATTTTGCTCTCTCCTCTTTGCTTTCTCTTACTCCTTTCATCTTCTGCTATTTCCtcttttctcctccttctttctCTACTGTTCTTATtattcttcatcttcttttcttcctcttcttcttccaactctttttttcttccccttcCTCTTTTCGAAAGTTATCGTGTCTACGCTATAATCACCGACAAAGATCGTCTAACTTGAAGAGgaacgataccactattcgaccacgtaggagcttgtgttgcctatactaaaaattgaaggcgaactgacatgatGTTAAAGCAAGGTCTTCCCATTTGGGAAAACGCTCTTGTTTAGACTCATAAAAGAGTTGCATTCGATCATTTTGCAGGAAAGATGGGCGCTGTTTTGGATCTGGAAAACCCCAGTAGAGGACCGACAAGCAATCGCTCTTCAAACGTCCCGGGAACAGGTGGAAAACCACCATCTAATCTAAGCACGCGGAAAATCACTGGAGGCACAACCGCAACAAGGCAAGAAATAGAAAACCGAAAAACGACGCGGAGACTTTTGGGAGAGCTATGTTTAGACAaggaatatttagaaaatttaCTCAATCATCCAGGTAACACATTAGGCTCGGCTCTCGTGAATTAATTTATCTGTACAATGATACATACCACAGAATGGCAAAGAATGGAAAGGTCCAATTCGCCCCTAATAGGGTTTTTTTTAGTGTCTCTTAGAGCATAGACCTCCCTAAACGAGGTGTACCTCTGCCTCCCCCACAAAAGATTCCTGGGTTATTCTAGCTATGTCCATACGACAGTCGAAATCGAAATCGTACTTTTCAAGCCCTGATGGTGCAATACAAATCGAGCGGGGCAATAACGTCGAGAAATTGTAACACAGGAGTTTccaattttataatttaaagTACTTACTATGTGTTGCGAGTCAATAGATTAGCAATGCTTTGAtaccccaagtagcagtgatcgcgataaatagcgtccctggtaaaaattggccataggacctgcgtttcaaaataccataggagttcttatagccgactgaagaaggcgatagaaaatcatatagctggctgtagaaagtggaaaaaattataaggCCGGGCtccacgaagcgataaaaaattatacagccgggctattgttcctatcgccgggctttgcactttatcgcctggctgttgctttttcgccatcggctatgaaaggctaagaaattgtgtagaaattcgtgtgctttgtaaatccttaagtttgtacggaatcaccttaatatttacagaacacacattatattttcctataaaacatatttttttttttttttttcatcaattaaaatgagaacagtccatacagagtgtgcaaaaatttcaaaatcatgagttgaaaaacgctgactccgccagattaaatattagagcctaacacaaagcggagcggcgacgcactcgcgccttcaaacctaacagggatacttcacgcattgcgcaatgcgtgaagtatccctgttaggtttgtaggcgccaatgcgcgtttcgcgctggctgcccgcccgccgcgccgcgccgcagcgtaccacggcgtttgaagcaactatttcacaccagaggtactgcacagtatcatacgaaattgaaggcgctccaacatattaggaatggcaggtacccttcaaaagtacggagctttccttgcaaaataaatcaagttactacggcccaaaaggagagcggtagtcaaaaaactcactaagtcctggcatccgtaattagtgacgtttggcatacactttatcgccaggctgt is part of the Bemisia tabaci chromosome 1, PGI_BMITA_v3 genome and encodes:
- the LOC109034614 gene encoding outer dynein arm-docking complex subunit 4, whose protein sequence is MGDEVGAEPEAGKTTENERVRGILHGNTRDQEFLQSFLRVDAGDEADQDVAEKPDKKNVKLRTGKEVKRPLPDTPPAPDEKARGGKGAQRGGSPPPTAPHGTLTFVQLTKDLKLRQKQGQANKVRVRGKRVRVRRQEEVYTDKDRAAAVNMGSRDIKQSLKMKRRADRSKALQIPEEAEPGTLLALGNYELRNGDVAIAINFVNKALELNPNDKQALAARSKCYLLLGEPKLALSDAETALSIDKNFIKAIFQKGEALYHLGNFEHSLMFYHRGLKIRPEMEDFRLGVQKAQEAIENTIGKMGAVLDLENPSRGPTSNRSSNVPGTGGKPPSNLSTRKITGGTTATRQEIENRKTTRRLLGELCLDKEYLENLLNHPDLICLHQSGKNHIGQLAQEGVAFLTNRQEFWRQQRPNTSKK